From Pseudoalteromonas sp. Scap06:
CCATCAACACAATATCAATATTATCGAGCGTGTGTTGGTTTAAACGAAAACTTTCGCGAGCAAGACGTTTAATACGGTTTCGTTGACATGCCTTTTTTACACGTTTTTTAGCAACAGTAAGGCCTAATCTAGGTTTTGACTGGTCACTTGGTTTTGCTAATAAGGTAAAGAAAGGAGTTGCAGCCCGAGCGGGTTCGTTAAATATGCGAGAGTAATGCGAGGGAGTTAACAGACGTAACTCCCTGCCAAAGCTAAAGTCTTCCACTTATAAATTAAGCA
This genomic window contains:
- the rnpA gene encoding ribonuclease P protein component, whose amino-acid sequence is MEDFSFGRELRLLTPSHYSRIFNEPARAATPFFTLLAKPSDQSKPRLGLTVAKKRVKKACQRNRIKRLARESFRLNQHTLDNIDIVLMVKSGIDEQSNEELTKQLTKLWRKINERCKPGAPKPPPFKKRPNKSAKSTKQTQ